The Candidatus Zixiibacteriota bacterium genome window below encodes:
- the rnc gene encoding ribonuclease III has protein sequence MGIWESIKELFGAGRAVENQKLLVRFQKKIEYSFKDDNLLHVALTHRSFAKLGEKDWLPSNERLEFLGDSVLGLVAADYLFNKYPEKPEGDLTKFKALLVNETTLARQSAKFNLGDFILLSTEEEKAGGRERASILADAFEAVIGAIFIDGGLSPVRSFIERTILVYSDEIAADKTYINYKGELLEYLQARSEGMPRYEVVSEEGPDHHKTFTIEVIANGNVISNGVGSSKKDAEQKAAAAALRKLIEGDK, from the coding sequence ATGGGCATCTGGGAATCGATTAAAGAACTGTTTGGAGCCGGGAGGGCCGTCGAGAATCAAAAATTATTGGTCAGGTTTCAGAAAAAAATAGAATACTCATTCAAAGATGATAACCTGCTCCATGTAGCCTTGACTCATCGCTCCTTCGCAAAGTTGGGCGAAAAAGACTGGCTGCCCTCCAACGAACGGCTGGAATTTCTGGGTGATTCTGTGCTCGGTCTCGTCGCCGCAGATTATCTTTTTAACAAATATCCCGAAAAGCCCGAGGGTGATTTAACGAAATTTAAGGCTTTGCTCGTTAATGAAACCACTCTGGCCCGACAATCCGCTAAGTTCAATTTGGGCGATTTTATTCTACTTTCTACCGAAGAGGAGAAAGCGGGCGGACGTGAAAGAGCATCCATTTTGGCCGATGCTTTTGAAGCCGTTATCGGGGCGATATTCATTGACGGCGGATTATCGCCGGTCAGATCGTTTATCGAAAGGACTATTTTAGTCTACTCCGATGAAATTGCCGCCGACAAAACCTACATCAATTATAAAGGGGAACTGCTCGAATACCTTCAAGCCCGCAGCGAAGGAATGCCTCGATATGAAGTCGTCAGCGAAGAAGGGCCGGACCATCACAAAACATTTACAATCGAAGTAATCGCCAACGGCAATGTTATCAGCAACGGCGTCGGCTCATCCAAGAAAGACGCCGAACAAAAGGCGGCCGCCGCCGCTTTGAGAAAATTAATAGAGGGAGACAAGTAG
- a CDS encoding electron transfer flavoprotein subunit beta/FixA family protein: MNIVVIIKQVPEIELVRVDDASGEVNLPSGPGVVNPFDEYAIEEALKIKGSNGGKVTVLTVGSDRAESALRQALSVGADEAILVTDPAFENSDGMATAKILAAAINKIGDVNLVLAGKQAIDDDAAVVPAALAANLDWPQILFARKTESIAGSEAVFQRTTEEGYDTVSTSLPAVVSVVKEINEPRLPSLKGKMAARKAPITKWAASDIGIDALSVGANSPTKSIKAASPPLRQKGEMIEGETPEEIADKLVKKLRDNQVL, translated from the coding sequence ATGAATATTGTCGTTATCATAAAACAGGTTCCTGAAATTGAATTGGTCCGCGTTGACGACGCATCCGGAGAGGTCAATCTTCCTTCGGGTCCCGGGGTTGTTAATCCCTTCGATGAATACGCCATCGAAGAAGCGCTTAAAATAAAAGGATCCAACGGGGGCAAGGTTACGGTCCTTACAGTCGGCAGCGATAGAGCCGAATCGGCCCTGCGTCAGGCGTTATCGGTCGGAGCCGATGAAGCGATTCTCGTTACCGATCCGGCCTTTGAAAATTCCGACGGAATGGCAACCGCCAAAATATTGGCTGCCGCCATAAATAAAATTGGCGATGTCAATCTCGTTCTGGCCGGTAAGCAGGCGATCGATGACGATGCTGCCGTTGTCCCGGCTGCCCTGGCCGCTAATCTCGACTGGCCCCAGATTTTATTCGCACGCAAAACTGAAAGTATAGCAGGTAGCGAAGCGGTCTTCCAGCGGACGACTGAAGAAGGATACGATACCGTAAGCACATCGCTCCCCGCGGTGGTATCGGTCGTCAAGGAAATTAACGAACCTCGGTTGCCTTCATTGAAGGGGAAAATGGCCGCCAGGAAAGCACCCATCACAAAATGGGCCGCATCCGATATTGGTATCGACGCCTTGAGTGTGGGCGCCAATTCCCCGACCAAATCGATTAAAGCCGCATCGCCTCCTCTGCGCCAAAAAGGAGAAATGATCGAGGGAGAAACTCCCGAAGAAATTGCCGATAAGCTGGTAAAAAAACTTCGTGATAATCAGGTTCTGTAG